A single region of the Salicibibacter cibi genome encodes:
- a CDS encoding Fe-S-containing hydro-lyase, whose product MGQKIVTLPLTDKKVQYLKAGDRVLLSGDVYAARDAAHKRLAELIENNEELPINLKGEAIYYVGPTPAKPGQIIGSAGPTTSGRMDKYTPKMLSMGLKGMIGKGYRNEAVKEAIQNYQAVYFAAIGGSGALLSKKIQFETVVAYEDLGPEAIRRLTIKDFPVTVINDCYGNDLYQQGAEAYQGRHPQ is encoded by the coding sequence ATGGGACAAAAAATAGTAACGCTTCCCCTAACAGATAAAAAGGTTCAATATTTAAAAGCCGGAGATCGGGTACTGTTAAGCGGTGACGTATACGCAGCACGGGATGCGGCGCATAAACGATTGGCGGAACTCATTGAGAACAACGAAGAATTACCGATTAATCTGAAAGGGGAAGCCATATACTATGTCGGACCGACACCGGCAAAACCTGGCCAGATCATCGGCTCGGCAGGTCCGACGACAAGCGGCAGGATGGATAAATACACCCCTAAAATGCTGTCCATGGGATTAAAAGGGATGATCGGCAAAGGGTATCGAAATGAAGCGGTAAAAGAAGCGATCCAAAACTATCAAGCCGTCTACTTTGCCGCCATCGGAGGCTCTGGAGCATTGTTATCCAAAAAAATCCAATTCGAAACAGTCGTTGCCTATGAAGACTTGGGACCTGAAGCGATTCGTCGCCTCACAATTAAAGATTTTCCGGTTACGGTCATCAATGACTGTTATGGTAATGACTTGTATCAACAAGGCGCAGAAGCTTATCAAGGGAGACATCCACAATGA
- a CDS encoding aldolase/citrate lyase family protein has product MGSKSDVIIYNLEGAVSMKEKEQARNVIAQHLQEEHADQALDKLFQVKESRSHFFLHYQNV; this is encoded by the coding sequence ATGGGTTCAAAATCGGATGTGATTATTTATAATCTTGAAGGTGCTGTTTCAATGAAGGAGAAGGAGCAGGCTCGGAATGTCATCGCGCAACACTTACAAGAGGAGCATGCCGATCAAGCGCTTGATAAGTTATTTCAGGTGAAGGAAAGCAGATCTCATTTTTTCTTGCACTATCAGAATGTATAA
- a CDS encoding SLC13 family permease codes for MPIHRIKGKILSKQTVSFSVSILFFLGCLLLLPEGIAWEARATISIMVFAIFLFALEPIPLGMTSVLAMVLLLFFQAVPIEVVLSGFANPAVFLIIAGMMIAEGVRQTPLMNRVTYALLSRVGHSAKGTFNGLFLLMQLQAFFIPATAVRMTLIMPMVLSVLSVVGAKKESNFSKLMMVGTAYAGNISGTAILTAAVGNILTVEILQLYVGETLSYLDWLLYAFPIWMLLMITIPWIVWKCFPPENGYSFDALKRDMKEKRASLGAFTRAEWKCIAILCLTVLLWMTQPFHGYHPTVPALLAVVLMGLPKVGFIEWKNLVKVNFDMVLLIGATLSLGFSLIESGAIDLLEEVLSAEWLLAAFSQPWLALLLVVIISQIYHLGVTNVSTAVVTLLPVFIGLSVQVGLDPVVISFAAGLTTLFGYILVVETMPNVVAHGTGLVKQKDFYIPGLWATLATTIITLVVIYTWWNWLGFWP; via the coding sequence ATGCCGATTCATAGAATAAAAGGAAAAATTTTATCCAAACAGACGGTTTCTTTCAGCGTTTCGATTCTCTTTTTTCTGGGATGCCTGTTACTCTTGCCGGAAGGGATTGCTTGGGAGGCCAGGGCTACTATATCCATCATGGTGTTTGCGATTTTTCTGTTTGCGTTGGAGCCTATTCCCTTGGGGATGACATCCGTCTTAGCAATGGTTTTATTATTATTTTTCCAGGCGGTTCCCATTGAAGTAGTATTAAGCGGTTTTGCCAACCCGGCCGTGTTTCTGATTATTGCCGGAATGATGATCGCCGAAGGCGTTAGGCAAACTCCTTTAATGAACCGGGTAACGTATGCGTTACTGTCGAGAGTGGGGCACTCGGCAAAAGGAACGTTTAATGGGTTGTTTTTGTTAATGCAACTGCAAGCTTTTTTCATCCCAGCTACTGCCGTACGTATGACGCTTATCATGCCGATGGTTCTTTCCGTGCTCTCAGTTGTTGGGGCAAAAAAAGAGAGCAATTTCAGCAAATTAATGATGGTGGGAACCGCTTACGCCGGGAACATCAGCGGGACGGCGATATTGACGGCAGCAGTTGGGAACATTTTAACCGTTGAAATCTTGCAGTTGTATGTCGGCGAAACCCTGTCATATTTGGATTGGTTATTATATGCCTTCCCGATATGGATGTTATTGATGATAACGATCCCGTGGATTGTTTGGAAATGCTTCCCACCAGAAAATGGCTATTCGTTTGATGCATTAAAGCGCGACATGAAAGAAAAACGGGCGTCCCTCGGGGCTTTCACCCGTGCGGAATGGAAATGTATCGCTATTTTATGTCTAACGGTTTTGTTGTGGATGACCCAGCCGTTCCATGGTTATCACCCAACCGTTCCGGCCCTCCTTGCGGTTGTGTTGATGGGGCTGCCAAAAGTGGGATTTATCGAATGGAAAAACCTTGTAAAAGTTAACTTCGATATGGTTCTTTTGATTGGTGCAACTTTGTCATTGGGGTTTTCTTTAATTGAATCCGGAGCGATTGATTTACTGGAAGAGGTTCTTTCTGCGGAGTGGTTGCTTGCGGCGTTCAGCCAGCCGTGGTTGGCGCTTTTGCTCGTCGTGATTATTTCGCAAATCTATCATTTAGGTGTTACCAATGTCTCGACGGCTGTCGTCACATTACTTCCGGTCTTTATTGGTTTATCGGTACAAGTGGGACTGGACCCTGTGGTTATCAGTTTCGCAGCCGGTCTTACGACGTTGTTTGGCTATATTTTAGTTGTGGAGACGATGCCCAATGTCGTTGCGCACGGAACCGGGTTAGTTAAGCAAAAGGACTTTTATATTCCGGGGCTATGGGCGACTTTGGCAACCACAATCATAACATTGGTTGTTATATATACATGGTGGAATTGGTTAGGCTTTTGGCCTTAG
- a CDS encoding fumarate hydratase: MREIHVDDITENVAFLCQAASFDLGDDMIRAFQSSLKTEKSEIGKDVIEQLLDNAEIAKQEHIPMCQDTGVAVFFIELGYDCNIVGGSLYDAINQGVSKGYGDGYLRQSIVRDPLDRKNTGDNTPAITYVEMVAGDHLTIKFTAKGGGAENMSRLQMLKPSDGLEGIEHFVLESVRLAGPNACPPMIVGVGIGGSFEKSAYIAKKSLLRPVGERNEEDRVAELEEKWIEQCNDLGIGPQGMGGSTTALDVKIEVYPCHIAALPVAVNIQCHANRHKEVTL; encoded by the coding sequence ATGAGAGAAATCCATGTGGACGACATCACGGAAAATGTTGCTTTCCTGTGCCAAGCGGCCAGTTTTGATTTAGGCGATGACATGATCCGCGCGTTTCAATCTTCCTTGAAAACAGAGAAATCGGAGATTGGCAAGGATGTGATTGAGCAGTTATTGGATAATGCTGAAATTGCCAAGCAGGAACACATCCCGATGTGCCAGGATACAGGGGTGGCTGTATTTTTTATAGAATTGGGGTACGATTGTAACATCGTGGGCGGTAGCTTGTATGATGCCATCAATCAAGGGGTGAGCAAAGGTTATGGGGACGGTTATTTACGTCAATCGATCGTTCGCGATCCTCTGGATCGTAAGAATACAGGGGATAATACACCTGCCATCACATACGTGGAAATGGTTGCAGGCGATCACCTCACGATCAAGTTCACCGCGAAAGGCGGTGGCGCGGAAAACATGAGCCGCTTGCAAATGTTAAAACCGTCCGACGGTTTGGAAGGCATCGAACATTTCGTGCTGGAGTCTGTTCGCCTGGCGGGTCCTAATGCTTGTCCACCCATGATCGTTGGTGTCGGGATCGGTGGCAGTTTCGAAAAATCCGCCTACATTGCCAAAAAATCATTGCTGCGCCCCGTAGGAGAGCGCAACGAAGAGGATCGGGTTGCCGAACTGGAAGAGAAATGGATCGAACAATGCAACGATCTTGGGATCGGTCCGCAAGGCATGGGAGGCTCGACGACAGCCCTTGATGTGAAAATTGAAGTTTATCCTTGTCACATTGCCGCTTTGCCGGTGGCGGTGAACATCCAGTGCCATGCCAATCGGCATAAAGAGGTGACATTATAA
- a CDS encoding acyl-CoA dehydrogenase family protein, whose amino-acid sequence MTQTKLDHEMIRKSVRSLCERFPESYWQDIDKRHEYPEEFIQALTDEGWLGVLIPEEYGGAGLGMTEASIIMEEINRSGGNAAAGHAQMYTMGAILRHGSEEQKQRWLPPIATGEKRLQAFGITEPTAGSDTTSISTFAEKQGDYYIVHGQKIWTSRAKYSDLMLLLARTTPKGQEKKKTDGLSLFVLDMNEQAEHIDIRPIDTMINHATTEVFIEGAKIHKENLIGEEGKGFKYVLGGMNAERILIASESVGDGLYFIDRAVNYANERVVFNRPIGQNQGVQFPLAENYMEIQAATLMRDKAADLFDQGENCGEEANMAKFLTSEATWKAANSAMDTYGGYGFAAEYHIERKFREARLFMVAPITNNLIRSYVGQHVLGLPRSF is encoded by the coding sequence ATGACACAAACAAAACTGGATCATGAAATGATTCGAAAAAGTGTACGTAGTTTATGCGAACGTTTTCCGGAATCGTATTGGCAGGACATCGATAAACGGCATGAATATCCTGAAGAATTTATCCAAGCTTTGACCGATGAAGGATGGTTAGGCGTTTTAATTCCGGAAGAATACGGCGGTGCCGGTCTTGGGATGACAGAAGCGAGCATTATAATGGAAGAAATTAATCGTTCTGGCGGAAACGCGGCTGCCGGACACGCGCAAATGTATACGATGGGGGCAATCCTGCGTCACGGTTCGGAAGAGCAAAAACAGCGTTGGCTCCCGCCGATTGCCACCGGTGAAAAGCGACTGCAGGCATTTGGAATTACCGAACCGACCGCCGGCAGTGATACGACGAGCATTTCCACATTTGCCGAAAAACAGGGCGATTACTATATCGTTCACGGCCAAAAAATCTGGACATCGAGAGCGAAATATTCGGATTTGATGTTGCTCCTTGCACGAACAACACCAAAAGGTCAGGAAAAGAAAAAAACCGATGGATTAAGTTTGTTTGTCCTTGATATGAACGAACAAGCGGAACATATCGACATTCGCCCAATCGATACGATGATTAACCATGCGACGACGGAAGTATTCATTGAAGGGGCAAAAATCCATAAGGAAAACTTAATCGGTGAAGAAGGCAAAGGGTTTAAATATGTGCTCGGTGGAATGAACGCCGAACGCATTTTGATCGCTTCCGAGAGTGTCGGAGACGGTTTATATTTTATCGATCGAGCGGTTAATTACGCGAATGAACGTGTCGTCTTTAATCGTCCGATCGGTCAAAATCAAGGCGTACAATTTCCATTGGCCGAAAACTATATGGAGATTCAAGCGGCGACATTAATGCGAGACAAAGCAGCGGATTTATTTGATCAGGGAGAGAACTGTGGCGAAGAAGCGAACATGGCGAAGTTCCTGACTTCTGAAGCCACCTGGAAAGCGGCAAACAGCGCGATGGATACGTACGGCGGTTATGGGTTTGCGGCGGAGTATCATATTGAACGGAAATTTCGGGAAGCGCGTCTCTTTATGGTCGCTCCGATCACGAATAATTTAATCCGCAGCTATGTTGGTCAGCACGTGCTCGGATTGCCCCGGTCGTTTTGA
- a CDS encoding HpcH/HpaI aldolase/citrate lyase family protein has protein sequence MKKHRTWLFAPGNHPRTMEKAMETNADVVIYDLEDAVPLNEKDEARETVAMHLQEKHIDKAPYKLLRVNESTSSYFTEDIKAGIRAGVDGIVLPKAEKPDHINDVDQQMMALEKERGYASGEIPLFPLIESALGIHNSYEIAKAASRIVRLSFGAIDYTADMQTRLSGSGEELLYAQSQLVNSSYAAGIEGPIDTVYADFQNEDGLLRDTQRGNRLGFKGKMIIHPKQIDVVHNVYTPSEEEVEEASEIVDAYERAKERGDGAIQLNGKMIDVPVVKSAQRTLDMMEALKEG, from the coding sequence ATGAAAAAACATCGCACATGGCTTTTTGCGCCCGGCAATCATCCGCGGACGATGGAAAAAGCCATGGAGACCAATGCAGACGTCGTTATTTATGATTTGGAAGATGCGGTGCCATTGAATGAAAAAGATGAAGCAAGGGAAACCGTCGCGATGCATTTGCAAGAGAAGCATATTGATAAAGCGCCATATAAGCTACTTAGAGTCAATGAAAGTACCTCTTCTTATTTTACGGAAGATATAAAAGCGGGCATTCGTGCCGGTGTTGATGGTATAGTGCTCCCAAAAGCGGAGAAACCCGACCATATCAATGACGTTGATCAACAGATGATGGCTCTGGAGAAAGAACGGGGCTACGCGTCAGGCGAGATTCCCTTGTTCCCGTTAATCGAGTCTGCGCTCGGTATTCACAACAGCTATGAAATTGCGAAAGCGGCTTCGAGAATCGTAAGGCTTAGTTTTGGAGCGATTGATTATACGGCTGATATGCAAACGCGACTTAGCGGGAGCGGGGAGGAGCTGCTGTACGCCCAATCACAACTCGTTAACAGCAGTTACGCAGCTGGCATTGAAGGGCCGATTGATACGGTTTATGCGGATTTTCAAAACGAAGATGGGTTGCTTCGTGACACACAAAGAGGCAACCGTCTTGGATTTAAAGGAAAAATGATTATTCATCCGAAACAAATTGACGTCGTTCATAACGTCTATACCCCGTCCGAGGAGGAAGTCGAAGAAGCTTCGGAAATTGTCGATGCATATGAGCGGGCAAAAGAACGTGGGGACGGCGCGATCCAGTTGAATGGCAAAATGATCGACGTGCCTGTTGTAAAAAGCGCCCAGCGAACGTTGGACATGATGGAGGCGTTGAAGGAAGGGTAA
- a CDS encoding CaiB/BaiF CoA transferase family protein, with amino-acid sequence MKPLEGITVLSVEQAVAVPFATRHLADLGARVIKVERPHTGDFARDYDSTVHGLSSHFVWLNRSKESLTLDLKSEDARPVFNRLLGEADIFIQNLAPGAMERLGYGTEMLRERYPELIICNLTGYGDTGPYKDKKAYDLLVQCEAGLVSITGSEDVPSKAGISIADIASGMYMYSGILTALLERSRTGEGQTVNVSMLEALGEWMGYPTYYAAYGGEEPQRKGASHSTIFPYGPFRCGDGKTVFVGLQHEREWQSFCENVLQKPETAEDQRFVSNAKRSEHRQALTELIEGIFSKLNRNTVIERLETANIANARLNSMKEFFDHPQLQARERWQGIDTPQGPIQALRPPASISGVEPVMGDVPELGEHTNSILEEFGFGNMKI; translated from the coding sequence ATGAAACCATTAGAAGGGATAACGGTTCTCTCCGTTGAACAGGCTGTTGCCGTTCCTTTTGCCACTCGGCATCTTGCCGACCTTGGCGCAAGAGTGATTAAAGTAGAGCGTCCCCATACAGGTGATTTTGCCCGTGATTACGATAGCACCGTTCATGGTTTGTCCAGCCATTTCGTTTGGCTGAATCGTTCGAAAGAATCGCTGACACTTGATTTAAAATCGGAGGATGCAAGACCGGTGTTCAACCGGTTATTGGGCGAAGCGGATATATTCATTCAAAATCTCGCGCCCGGGGCAATGGAACGGTTGGGGTATGGGACAGAGATGCTTCGTGAACGATATCCGGAATTAATTATTTGTAATTTAACAGGATACGGGGACACCGGACCATACAAAGACAAAAAAGCCTATGATCTGCTCGTCCAATGCGAAGCCGGGCTCGTATCCATTACCGGAAGTGAAGACGTTCCCTCCAAGGCTGGAATTTCCATTGCCGATATTGCTTCGGGCATGTACATGTATTCCGGGATTCTTACGGCGCTTCTCGAGCGATCTCGTACCGGAGAAGGACAAACCGTCAATGTTTCCATGCTGGAAGCGTTGGGCGAATGGATGGGATATCCAACGTACTATGCGGCTTATGGCGGCGAAGAGCCGCAACGGAAAGGGGCCAGCCATTCAACGATTTTTCCTTATGGTCCGTTTCGATGCGGGGATGGGAAAACCGTTTTTGTCGGTCTTCAACATGAACGGGAATGGCAGAGTTTTTGTGAAAATGTGCTACAAAAGCCTGAAACAGCAGAAGATCAAAGGTTTGTGAGTAACGCCAAACGTTCCGAACATCGACAGGCACTGACGGAACTGATCGAGGGCATTTTTTCAAAGTTAAATAGAAATACCGTCATTGAACGGTTGGAAACCGCTAACATCGCAAACGCGAGATTAAATTCCATGAAAGAATTCTTCGATCATCCCCAGTTACAAGCAAGAGAGCGTTGGCAGGGGATTGATACACCCCAAGGTCCCATTCAAGCTTTGCGTCCTCCGGCATCCATCAGTGGAGTAGAACCTGTGATGGGAGATGTCCCTGAGCTCGGGGAACATACTAATTCGATATTGGAGGAATTTGGATTTGGGAACATGAAAATATGA
- a CDS encoding TAXI family TRAP transporter solute-binding subunit codes for MKYRYLAFIALLVLGVICASCTNPRASSEALEIGEDGEQMPEEMVWSVYDINAGGYAEASAVANEITEEYGTQIRMLPSSSGVGRMMPLYLGDADVGKIGDEVKFAFEGTEEFFHLGWGPQDMRALWAPISPLGFAVSEDSDIESIEDLEGMRVPHISGNTSINIKTESMLAFGGLTFDDVDVVEFNDYGGQGEALIQGELDVASINPLAGGMFEADSLEGIRWLQMPASDEEGWDHAQDVASWFSPRELDDGAGMTDDNEVLGHGYLFAAYADQDEEDMYAYTKSIVEQYENYEGATSNMWTYHPDEVITSPAEMGVPFHEGSIRYLEEIGLWDEQKQEENDALIERQEQLQEAWTMAEQEAEEMNLSEDEHEEHWLERKEELVPEEF; via the coding sequence TTGAAGTATCGATATTTAGCCTTTATTGCACTACTGGTGTTGGGAGTCATATGTGCTAGCTGCACAAATCCGAGAGCATCATCGGAAGCGCTTGAAATTGGGGAAGATGGCGAACAAATGCCGGAGGAGATGGTCTGGAGTGTGTATGATATTAATGCCGGAGGGTATGCAGAGGCGTCTGCAGTGGCCAATGAGATCACAGAAGAATACGGTACCCAAATACGAATGCTTCCATCTTCTAGCGGTGTTGGCCGTATGATGCCTCTTTATTTAGGAGATGCAGACGTCGGAAAGATCGGGGATGAAGTAAAGTTCGCTTTTGAAGGAACTGAAGAATTTTTTCATCTTGGCTGGGGACCTCAAGATATGCGTGCGTTATGGGCGCCTATTTCTCCGTTAGGCTTTGCGGTTAGTGAAGACTCTGATATCGAGTCAATAGAAGATTTGGAAGGGATGCGTGTTCCTCATATTAGCGGAAATACGTCTATAAATATAAAAACAGAGTCCATGCTTGCTTTTGGTGGATTGACATTCGATGATGTCGATGTCGTGGAGTTTAACGATTATGGTGGACAAGGGGAGGCATTGATTCAAGGTGAACTTGATGTAGCGTCGATCAATCCATTAGCCGGAGGGATGTTTGAAGCTGATAGCCTTGAAGGGATTCGCTGGTTGCAAATGCCTGCATCCGATGAAGAAGGATGGGATCATGCCCAAGATGTTGCATCTTGGTTTAGTCCGAGAGAGTTAGATGATGGTGCCGGCATGACTGATGATAATGAAGTTTTGGGGCATGGTTACTTGTTTGCGGCGTATGCTGATCAAGACGAGGAAGACATGTACGCTTACACGAAATCGATCGTTGAGCAGTACGAGAACTACGAAGGCGCAACATCGAATATGTGGACGTATCATCCTGATGAAGTGATTACAAGCCCTGCGGAAATGGGTGTGCCTTTTCATGAAGGCTCCATCCGATATCTTGAAGAAATCGGGTTATGGGATGAACAAAAACAAGAAGAAAACGACGCTTTAATTGAGCGCCAAGAGCAACTCCAAGAGGCGTGGACGATGGCCGAGCAGGAGGCAGAAGAAATGAATCTATCCGAAGACGAACATGAGGAGCACTGGTTGGAGCGAAAAGAAGAACTAGTGCCGGAGGAATTCTAG
- a CDS encoding MaoC family dehydratase, whose product MSVKDGWKGRFFEDFEVGDVYQHPLGRTVTKTDNSWFTMLTQNTNPIHFDDHYAEQTDFGRTLVNSTFTLALVTGQSVNDLSQNVMANLGWTDIRLPNPVFEGDTIYSYSEVLDKRESGSRDNVGIVTVKTYGYNQEGQVVIDYKRTFMVYKKDHAPSGRNALFEKVHRENSQ is encoded by the coding sequence GTGAGTGTTAAAGATGGTTGGAAAGGGCGTTTTTTTGAGGATTTTGAAGTAGGGGATGTGTACCAACATCCACTGGGAAGGACGGTTACGAAGACAGATAACAGTTGGTTCACGATGCTAACGCAAAATACGAATCCGATTCATTTTGATGATCATTATGCCGAACAAACAGACTTTGGCCGGACACTCGTGAACTCAACCTTCACATTGGCACTTGTCACCGGTCAGTCGGTGAACGATTTATCCCAAAATGTGATGGCAAATCTTGGTTGGACAGATATTCGATTGCCCAATCCCGTTTTCGAAGGGGATACGATCTATTCTTATTCCGAGGTCTTAGATAAAAGAGAATCCGGCTCAAGGGATAATGTAGGCATCGTCACAGTAAAAACATATGGGTATAATCAGGAAGGCCAAGTCGTCATCGATTACAAACGAACGTTTATGGTCTATAAAAAAGACCATGCGCCTTCAGGAAGAAATGCTTTATTTGAAAAAGTTCATCGGGAAAACTCTCAATAA
- a CDS encoding tartrate dehydrogenase, with translation MKTYDIASIPGDGIGKEVVPAAIRVLQAAENVHGGLEFKFTEFPWSSEYYLEHNQMMPDDGLDTLKNFDAIFLGAIGNPEIVPDHISLWELLINIRRHFEQVINIRPARTFEGLSSKLANPKDFDLIVVRENSEGEYSEVGGTIYQGEDKIAIQNAIFSRKGTERAMNYAFALANQRGKKVTSATKSNGIYHSMPFWDDVFKDVSNPFPEIQTEQFHIDALAASFVTQPERFDVIVASNLFGDILTDIGAAIMGSVGIAPAANININGKYPSMFEPVHGSAPDIVGKDIANPIGQIWTAKMMLDHFGETDIGDQLLRAIETVIQKGVVTKDIGGKATTNEVTDEIIKQLRRA, from the coding sequence ATGAAAACATACGACATTGCTTCTATCCCCGGCGATGGGATTGGAAAAGAAGTAGTTCCCGCTGCGATCAGGGTATTACAAGCAGCCGAAAACGTTCACGGGGGTCTAGAATTCAAATTCACTGAATTTCCTTGGAGCAGTGAATACTATTTGGAACATAATCAAATGATGCCCGACGATGGTTTGGATACGTTAAAAAACTTTGATGCCATCTTTTTAGGTGCGATCGGTAACCCGGAAATTGTGCCGGATCATATTTCTTTGTGGGAGTTACTAATTAATATTAGACGTCACTTTGAACAAGTGATTAATATACGGCCGGCACGAACATTTGAAGGTTTGAGTTCCAAACTGGCAAATCCAAAAGACTTTGATTTAATCGTTGTCCGCGAAAATAGTGAAGGAGAGTATAGTGAGGTAGGAGGAACCATCTACCAAGGGGAAGACAAAATCGCGATTCAAAATGCTATTTTTTCCAGAAAAGGTACGGAACGAGCCATGAATTATGCCTTTGCATTGGCCAACCAGCGCGGAAAAAAAGTGACAAGCGCGACGAAATCAAACGGGATCTATCACTCCATGCCGTTTTGGGATGACGTATTTAAAGATGTATCAAACCCTTTTCCCGAGATACAAACGGAACAATTTCATATAGATGCGCTCGCCGCATCTTTTGTTACACAGCCTGAAAGGTTCGATGTGATCGTTGCGAGCAATTTATTCGGCGATATATTAACGGACATAGGGGCGGCTATCATGGGGAGTGTGGGAATTGCGCCCGCAGCCAATATCAATATAAATGGAAAATATCCTTCCATGTTTGAACCTGTTCATGGATCGGCACCTGATATTGTCGGGAAAGACATCGCCAATCCGATCGGACAGATTTGGACAGCGAAAATGATGCTTGATCATTTTGGGGAAACCGACATCGGTGACCAGTTGTTGAGAGCGATTGAAACCGTGATTCAAAAAGGCGTGGTTACCAAAGATATTGGAGGTAAAGCAACAACGAACGAAGTCACCGACGAAATCATCAAGCAACTACGGAGGGCTTGA
- a CDS encoding GntR family transcriptional regulator, producing MVQEQLARQLGISRMPIREALKQLEIEGLVMIEPYRGAFVNELDMEAILENYVLRSELEKMALQKAYPFITEKDLSDMDTLTKEMDQATHEAFVQTNIDFHHLLLKRCPWKRLSTFIQVLWNGYSQQTPEFLHGQMEKSNEDHKQIVQALKNQEPERAASLLHDHIFNTGKRLIAFIQAEDD from the coding sequence TTGGTTCAGGAACAACTGGCGAGACAATTGGGGATCAGCAGAATGCCGATACGAGAGGCTTTAAAGCAACTGGAAATTGAAGGGCTCGTCATGATCGAACCTTATCGGGGTGCTTTTGTGAACGAATTGGACATGGAAGCGATCCTTGAAAATTATGTTTTGCGCTCGGAATTGGAGAAAATGGCCCTTCAGAAGGCATATCCTTTTATCACGGAGAAAGATTTATCCGATATGGATACGCTTACAAAAGAGATGGATCAAGCCACTCATGAAGCGTTCGTGCAAACCAATATTGATTTCCATCATTTGCTTTTAAAGCGATGCCCTTGGAAGCGGCTTTCCACGTTTATTCAAGTATTGTGGAACGGCTATTCACAGCAAACACCGGAATTTTTACATGGTCAAATGGAGAAATCGAATGAAGACCATAAACAAATCGTTCAAGCATTAAAGAATCAAGAACCTGAGCGCGCGGCTTCGTTGCTTCATGATCATATTTTCAATACAGGTAAACGATTAATCGCGTTTATTCAGGCGGAGGATGATTAA